The Panthera tigris isolate Pti1 chromosome A1, P.tigris_Pti1_mat1.1, whole genome shotgun sequence region aaaaacaacccaagacTCCCAAGTAATTATTTATGCATATGGTTCACACACTatggtttgagaaacactgactcCACCTCAAAGTCTTTATAACGCTCAGATTTGGGGAATAGTATTGCCTGTATGTTATCATATTGAAGTTATCAATTTGAACGCGTGGTGGCAGTGCAGGCTAAGAGAGTGAATAAAGCTCTGCAGATTCGGAGGACTCCATTTTATTCAGAGACCCCCTCTCCCCTCAAATATAGGACACATTTACAGCTAGAGCAAAGTTAGAAGTATTCAGGAAGGCAGTCGTCACCAGAGAAGTTATAAGACAAATTCGAAATTCAACAGCAAAGAGATTACGGAGGGTAGATGATGGACGTGGTGATTGGGACTGGAAAAGGATTTTTTCCTCTGGAATCAGACCTAATAGAAATGGCGCAAACAAAAATACATCGCAAGAAAAGGCAAGTGACTATCCTCATTATATGGATGATTTTGTGGGAAGTGGGTTCAGAATCGATTCAATATTCTGTACTGGAGGAGACAGAAAGTGGCACGTTTGTGGCCAATTTGACAAAGGATCTGGGACTCAAGAGAGGAGAGCTGGCTGAGCGGGGTGCTCAGGTCGTTTTCAAGGGGAACAGACAGCATTTGCAGCTTGACCCACAGACTTATGATTTGCTGCTAAATGAGAAACTGGACCGGGAAGAGCTGTGCGGTTCCACTGAGCCCTGTGTGCTACCTTTCCAAGTATTACTGGAAAATCCCTTGCAGTTTTTTCAGGCTGCTTTACGAGTCAGAGATATAAATGACCACGCCCCAGAGTTCCCAACCAGAGAAATGCTactaaaaatatcagaaattacTACACCAGGAAAgctatttcctttgaaaatggCACAGGATTTAGACGCTGGTAGCAACGGTCTTCAGAGCTACATAATCAGCTCCAATCCTCATTTCCACGTTCTCACTCGCATTCGCAGCGACGGCAGGAAGTTCCCGGAGCTGGTGCTAGACAAAGCCTTGGACCGGGAGGAGCAGCCCGAGCTTAGGCTTACCCTCACAGCACTGGATGGTGGGTCTCCGCCGCGTTCTGGAACCACGGAGATTCAGATACTGGTCTTGGACATCAATGACAACGCCCCCGAGTTTGCTCAGGAGCAATATGAGGCGCAAATCCCTGAAAACAATTCCCTGGGCTCTCTGATTATCACCGTCTCAGCGAGGGATTTAGATGCTGGATCTTTTGGGGAAGTATCTTACGCCCTATTTCAGGTAGATGACATTAATCAGCCCTTCGAAATAAACGCAATTACAGGCGAAATTCGACTGAGAAAGACTTTGGATTTTGAGGAATTTCAATCTTACCATGTGGATATTGAGGCTACAGATGGCGGGGGACTATCAGGAAAATGCTCTTTGGTCATCAAGGTTCTGGACGTAAATGACAACACTCCTGAATTGACCATGTCCTCACTCACCAGTCCCATTCCCGAAAACCTGCCAGACATCATAGTGGCAGTTTTCAGTGTATCAGATGCAGATTCTGGACAAAATCAACAGATTGTTTGCTCTATAGATGACAATCTCCCCTTTCTTCTAAGACCATCAGTGGAGAATTTCTACACA contains the following coding sequences:
- the LOC102956921 gene encoding protocadherin beta-6 isoform X1, which translates into the protein MMDVVIGTGKGFFPLESDLIEMAQTKIHRKKRQVTILIIWMILWEVGSESIQYSVLEETESGTFVANLTKDLGLKRGELAERGAQVVFKGNRQHLQLDPQTYDLLLNEKLDREELCGSTEPCVLPFQVLLENPLQFFQAALRVRDINDHAPEFPTREMLLKISEITTPGKLFPLKMAQDLDAGSNGLQSYIISSNPHFHVLTRIRSDGRKFPELVLDKALDREEQPELRLTLTALDGGSPPRSGTTEIQILVLDINDNAPEFAQEQYEAQIPENNSLGSLIITVSARDLDAGSFGEVSYALFQVDDINQPFEINAITGEIRLRKTLDFEEFQSYHVDIEATDGGGLSGKCSLVIKVLDVNDNTPELTMSSLTSPIPENLPDIIVAVFSVSDADSGQNQQIVCSIDDNLPFLLRPSVENFYTLVTEGALDRESQAEYNITITVTDLGTPRLKTQHNITVTVSDVNDNAPAFSQTTYTLRVRENNSPALHIGSVSATDRDSGANAQVTYSLLPPADPQLPLASLVSINADNGQLFALRSLDYEALQAFEVGVRAADRGSPALSSQARVRVLVLDDNDNAPFVLYPPQNGSAPCTELVPRAAEAGYLVTKVVAVDGDSGQNAWLSYQLLKATEPGLFGVWAHNGEVRTARLLSERDAVKHRLVVLVKDNGEPPRSASVTLHVLLVDGFSQPYLPLPEVAAAEARADPLTVYLVVALASVSSLFLFSVLVFVAVRLCRRSRAASAGRCSGPEGHFPGHLVDVSGAGTLSQSYQYEVCLRGGSGTSEFKFLKPIIPNFPPQGIGKEMEESPTVRDSFLFS